Proteins found in one Hypericibacter terrae genomic segment:
- a CDS encoding FAD-binding oxidoreductase → MPLESVEGWGRFHKGLHHVSRPAFLDSARAEIERGNLPTLAYGQGRSYGDSCLNANGRLIETRFLDRILAADWRTGVVRVEAGLTLDELLRISVPRHWFPPVCPGTKFVSIGGAVANDVHGKNHETAGTIGAHVRAIGLARSNGDLLELSPSQNGAMFAATIGGLGLTGLLLWIELQLAPIGSACFETETLPLSGLDGFFRIAEEDGDWSYSAAWIDGLAKGARLGRGLYRRGRHADAGGFEIHRNPSFAVPFDMPAWSLNSHALRAFNAIYWNRPWALGRKRIHYDPFLFPLDGIHRWNRLYGRRGFFQQQCAIPTASAPAAIRKLLTLAARRSEGSFLAVLKKFGSRASPGILSFPTPGATLALDFPNLGASTSALLEALADIVLESGGRLYPAKDATMSSQHFQAGYPDWRTLEAQRDPAFISDFWRRVTGIAA, encoded by the coding sequence CTCGCCTATGGACAGGGGCGCAGCTATGGCGATTCCTGCCTGAATGCGAATGGGCGCCTGATCGAGACCCGCTTCCTCGACCGGATCCTCGCCGCGGATTGGCGGACAGGCGTCGTTCGCGTGGAGGCGGGGTTGACCCTCGATGAGCTGCTGCGGATCTCGGTCCCGCGCCATTGGTTCCCGCCCGTCTGTCCCGGCACGAAATTCGTCAGCATCGGTGGTGCTGTCGCCAATGACGTGCATGGCAAGAATCATGAAACCGCGGGAACGATCGGCGCCCATGTCAGGGCCATCGGACTCGCCCGCTCGAACGGCGATCTGCTGGAGTTGTCGCCGTCGCAAAACGGCGCGATGTTCGCGGCCACGATCGGCGGCCTCGGGCTCACGGGCCTCCTCCTCTGGATCGAGCTGCAGCTGGCGCCCATCGGCTCCGCCTGTTTCGAGACCGAGACTTTGCCGCTGTCGGGTCTGGACGGATTCTTCCGGATCGCCGAGGAAGACGGCGATTGGAGCTATTCCGCGGCCTGGATCGATGGCCTGGCGAAGGGGGCCCGGCTCGGGCGCGGCCTCTATCGGCGCGGCCGGCATGCCGATGCCGGCGGATTCGAGATCCACCGGAATCCCTCTTTCGCCGTGCCGTTCGACATGCCGGCCTGGTCGCTGAATTCGCACGCCCTGCGCGCCTTCAATGCGATTTACTGGAACCGGCCTTGGGCTTTGGGCCGGAAAAGGATCCATTACGATCCCTTCCTCTTTCCGCTCGATGGAATTCACCGCTGGAATCGGCTTTACGGCAGGCGGGGATTCTTTCAGCAGCAATGCGCCATTCCGACGGCTTCCGCGCCGGCTGCGATCCGGAAGCTGCTGACACTCGCCGCCCGGCGGAGCGAAGGTTCGTTTCTCGCCGTGCTGAAGAAGTTCGGCTCCCGGGCATCGCCGGGAATTCTTTCGTTCCCGACGCCCGGCGCCACGCTCGCGCTCGATTTTCCCAATCTCGGCGCGAGCACGTCGGCCTTGTTGGAGGCGCTGGCCGATATCGTGCTCGAATCCGGCGGCCGGCTCTATCCCGCCAAGGATGCGACCATGTCGTCCCAGCATTTCCAGGCCGGCTATCCGGACTGGAGAACGCTCGAGGCGCAGCGCGACCCCGCCTTCATCTCCGATTTCTGGCGCCGCGTGACGGGGATTGCGGCATGA